In Diabrotica undecimpunctata isolate CICGRU chromosome 9, icDiaUnde3, whole genome shotgun sequence, the DNA window gaagccaacgacataatgaaaacgaaagttcaatgatactgcaagacatttcaacaaagagatataatctacaatgttttgaaaatgagtctacccagtttctgtatcgaatgaggtttaatctgaaattgcacgatgtttgttactcctcaccaattaatatgtacaacgaaattatgaaagctcttgacgaagctgcaatggaagctattggagaagtggatagcataaaaaatagaaatgaatggtggaataaagaaatagaagatcttgtggggaagaagaagaatatgtataacaaatggctagcaacaaaggacccttactatcgacaacagtacaacagcttaaacaaagaagtaaaaaaagaggtaaataaagccaaaaatgagatgtggaatgtggaataaagcctgcgataacgtagaaaattttatgggtacagcaagaagtaaagaagcctgtaaaacaattagaggtagtagagCAGATAGAAAAGAATacagtaggttaactctaatagccccagaattatgggtcgaatattatgaacaaatgctaacagaagatcgaacagaattccaagatattggctaccaaaagtatgatatttcctaccgcgaagaaactgaaataacaccagaagaaattaaaaaacacgccaacgctatgaaaaatggaaggatggggagtacccattgaactgattaaatatggccctgacaaactatttcagctattggcttatacttttaatttattcttgagaggagaagagctacccccagaatggaaaactgcatatatcagcaatctatacaaaaataaaggcgacagaaaagattgtaagaactaccgagggcttagtgtaactaactcaatctgtagagtctacgggaattgaagattgctgggaagacgcagAAGATCAGaatggctttcgtactggtcgttcttgtatagacaatgttttctgcctaaaacaaacaatagaaaagcgtttggaacataatatggagacacacatggtatttattgatcttcaaaaagcgtatgacagtgtcccattagccaagctatggcaggtgctagaagacaagaatattccaccgatttacattaatgctgtaagggagttgtacgatgatatgacgagtataataaagattggacaaaaagtgacaaaaaagataaaagtgaccaaaggacttcgccaaggctgctgcattgcacccacactctttaagatttatttggagggggttttggatatttggaaaagaaaatgtgaacctatgggtgttaaaattggagaccatacactgtacagcttgcattttgctgatgaccaagtaatacttgcagaagatcaagatgatatccactacatgttacgaaaaatagatgaagaatatactaagtgggacttatcaattaatccatcaaaaacagagtacgtagtagtgggagctGAAGGAAAgtacttagaactaggaagcaaacaaattcaaaatactgatagctataaatatctcggtgtaaacattacaaacaatggtcggaatacaaaagaaatagctactagaattggtcaaggaaattcagcaatacgtcaactgaatagtatactttggaataaccacatcacccgaaacacaaaaattaggatatataaaagtatcatagaaagcattgctacatatggttcagagctttgggtaataaataaaaatgacgcatccaaaataaaagcaatggaaatgaattattggagaagatgttgccaactcactagaagagatagagtaaggaatactgaaatcagagagcttatgggcatagacattgacgtcctggaaactatagaatgcaaaaggctgaaatggtatggccatgtagaaaggatgaatgatcaacgatggccaaagagaatgttacagtggatccccaccaaccgcaggaaaaagggaagaccaagaagatcgtggagacaagaagtaaaaggtgcaatggaagatagggatctacaagtagatgactggaacgatcgcaagcgttggaagctaggttgcgagaaacggcggcagctgtaataaactcgttatatatatatatatatatatatatatatatatatatatatatatatatatatatatatatatatatatatatatatatatatatatacaatttttgAAAGTAATTAGCTCATGTCTTGTAGATGATTTCAGTTCACTTTTACCTCCCCTCTAGAATTTGATGTTCGTCTGTGCTCTACTTTTTTTCATAACGGCCTCTAAGATCACGTTCAGCACTGTTGTGCTTTAAGTCCTCTTAAATTCTATTAATTGagctattttttataataataatgaacatataataaaaaactttcaTGAGTTTGTTGATCTTGATCCTGGTCATAGACAAGTAATTATAATTTAACAAATTCCGTAGGTTACGGCGATTCAGGTCCAGATATACCACCAACAGAACTAGGAATTGTTGGTGACTCAGCCCAGGTTTTTAAATGGATCCGATCTTTAACAGACAACGATATTTACGTATGGGGCCATTCGTTAGGAACAGCTTTAAGCACTCACACAGTCAAAAGGCTCAAGGAAGAAAGTATCGTACCATCCGGACTAGTACTAGAATCTCCGTTTACTACGATGAGGGAGGAAATTCCAGCAAGTCAGTTAGGAAAGGTACGTAAATCTACACAGGGTTCTTTTGGTATCTTCTAGGTGTTTGTTAGAGATATTCAGGTCTGGACTCTTGTAGTTATTTTGCGTGGTAACTTTTAAATACATTGATGTTGATGGTTTGTAGATTTGTTGTATTTATGTCTTCCCTCGTTAGAATTCCTATGAATCTCCAAACCTCCGAAGACTTGTTTCCACCAAAACATGATTTCACTTCCTCGAATTTTCGTTCCATGTTTGGTTTTTATATattatgacaattttttttaagtctttgttaattGTGGTATTGGTTTTTGTCGTCTACTTCTTGAGAGGTAAGCCACATGTAATACGCTCGTTGCTTTAGATGTTTCTGTTGGTCTAGTTTATTCCCATAATATGCTTTTATTTGTTCGTCAGTAGGTTCGCTCTTCTTTTCCCAAGGCTTCATATGCAGTCTCCTTTAGCGATTCTACTATGTAAGCATAAAGTATATTTGTATCGTCGTTTAcccataacaaaaaaaaaacaacaaaatcaataaaccaacaattttatcagatgaacaacaaggattcagatctggaagatcctgcgtagacgccttatttgtactaagacaaatcacagaaaaggccatcgagtacaataaaccagcatttcTATGTTTTATacacctgacaaaggctttcgatcgcatccaagtcgaagacgtcttacacctactgtataaaagaaacataccaatcaatattatacaaaccatcgaaaacatctacttccataatcgaatacaggcaaagataaatggaaaactaacacagtgtatatcagtacaaagcggagtcagaaatggtgactcgttaagcccacttctatttaatataataatggacaagataggataggatagtacgaatagcacgaggaaagtcaccaaatgaacgaagtattggcagaccaagaaaaagattatgcgataatttaaacaatttaggaggctaatattgaagaacaaaCAGGCTTTAAAttctacatacaagaaggaagaagttTACCTATGCACTATTAAGTTTTTAAACTTTGTTTTCCTTTTAGTTATTTCAGGCCAATAAGTACATTGTGCTATTTAATAGCAAAATCATCATCATATTAATCTCAACTCTTATCAAAATCAAAGAATACATTAAATTCAATGAAAACCATAGTCACAATAAGAATAGACTAGGTAAGGTATGGACCGCTGTCTGAATAGAGGTGAAACGACAATATTCACTTTGAGTAGTCTAGCTATATTTGTCtgtatttactattttaatgggaataagccgcaattgaaggttaaaataagtttattgacgttttaatttccacttcggaaatcgtgaAAATTCAACGATTTCTGAAgtgtaaattgaaacgtcaataaacttattttaaccttgagttgtgacttattcccattaaaacagcaattactttaaaatgccacaagaaaatagcttcaggacAATATCTTTGTCTGCCATACCCGCACGATCTATCAGACTAATGTAGGTCTCCCTCTCTCTTGTTGTTTCCCCATTAATGAGGaccgtgatttcttccaatattcccaacaatttttctccattgatCTCTATTTTCAGCTACTCTGAGAGCTgcgcagaatgagtttccagctgaatcCTTAATTTAATTCGACCATCTAATTGCggatcgtcctcttgatcttcccccggaacgtttccagaaacaattaatctctccaaactttcgcacctctgcgaaccacgtgaccaAAAAGAATACGTGAACAacctttttttaatctcgagttggtttagaatggaaacgtttgtcctatgagctgtccaaggtatgcgtaacattcttctccagcaccacatctcaaaggcatcaattttaACCGCAACAGTAAGACAGTAGGTTCTCTAGGATAGTCAGAGGGCCATTAATTTTCTGCTGGTACTTCGTTTTTTATATATAGCTCGCCATAGTAGTTTCGCCATGttccaatatttcgtcagtaTTGGTCTTTaaattaccttccttatctattacagaccactttTAAGATTTAAATTCTTATATTGGGTGGGAGTAATGAAACGCTGGAGGTGGAAGATTCATTTATTATGCTAGGTACTAGGTGCTAAAGAAAGATAGATAGACCACCTGTCGAGTGCTCTGCGTTTCTCTATTTTGTTCAAATTATATTCTTGTTATGTCTATAATGAATACTTTTCTTTAGGAAACTTACATCAGTTAtgtctgaaatatttttcagtgacCAGTCTGAAAAAGTGGCCTAATATTGGATACATTTTTTTCAACAgctactttttacaaaaaaataatcctAATTGTGTTTTGTTCTTAGTAATTTATTGGTATAACTATCTATTATGTTCTGGTAGGATTGAAATAACTCTAAAAGATACCTGTATCTAAgcgataataaaatgttaataacaAACCCAAATTCGACAGTTTACAAAATAGTCGCCTAATATTGGATAGTGTATCCGATATTAGGGAAAATCTTATTTCATGTACATGTACAATGTAaacaatatatttgttattttcattctttctttctcgtagcactacaatccggagtgggttttggctgactgcacaacttgcttccatcttgaacgatcgtccataatagttgggtcagtgggtagccccattgttcttagatctgatcatatattgtctctccatcgcattcgtggacgtcctaaggaccttcttcctgtgggggcttcctcccatattggcttggcaaggcggttattagggagtctatggacatggccagcacatcttagacgttgggatttaatctcttggactatatcgctcgctctatacatctgcttgacctcagcatttgttctcattcggtattggttgctatatTTTGGTGATTGATCAtcttgaaaaatacaaaaattattaatacaaaTTAATAGTGACTATTCATCTATACAAAATTCGCAAATGAAATTAATGTTGCCTTCAGCTCCACCGCAAGCTTCATGATACCATCTGTAGCATTTGCAGCAGCGTATCCATTGTTGTCCAGCTTTGTCGGAAAAAAAATCCAAGGCAGTAGATGCATTCCACATCCTCTTcttcttgatctatgttatcttcAGAATCAACAAACGGTATTTCTTGCTCAGACTCTGATGAATCTAAAGAAATGACTTCTGTTTTCCTTTTAGCCTGTATCAGCGTttatgtttctttcattttctttaaCTTTCTGCATGTATTAGAGTCAAAGTTTACCACTTTCTTAACACCGCTTGCAGTTTTAGACGATAGTGCTTCTTCAAAAGCTGTTTTATAAGGCGATCCACTAATTAAAGCAGCTGCACCAGAATGCTTTCGTTTAATTCCTGATGGACCAGGTAAAACAGACAATTGTTTTAAGTCAGTTGGTTTTACAAAATTGCTTATTTCACAATTCTGGTAGTTATTCCACCAGGTTGAACAAAAACGTCCTGTAGAATGATAATGTGCTTGGGCTTCTCAATAGTACTTGGAGATTTATTTTCGTTATAGAAAATTCCAACTTTTCATGGATTGCAAAATCTTGGTCACAAAACAAATCTCTATCAAATGGCATAATGCCACATTTTCGAAAACAATGCAACGAGATTTTTATTGATGCTGTCCTTAAATAAGCTTTTCCAAACAAACCAGCAATCTGGTACGGGGAAATTGTTCTACCAGGattatttcttaaccagttttcGATTTGTTGGCAATAATATGTCTTAAAAGGTCACATAAAGGCTACATCTAAAGGTTGTATCATATGAGTTGAATGTGGAGGTAGGCATATTACAATGATATTATTTTCTCGATCCAAGTTTCTTGTGTGCGAGTAGGGACCGTCTAAAAATGATTAAAATGATCTTCGGCGGATGGCTTAGTataggaaataaaattatccatcCACTGCGTAAATAAGTAGGATTGAATCCACCCAAAAGATGACATCTTCCAATTGCTGCAGGAGGGGCTCCACCCATCAATTCTGCTTTAAAATGTTTTCTCGGGAAGATCATTACTGGGGAATGTAATGCCCATTTGCATTCATACAGATGACAACTGTCACAAGTGAACCTCTTTCCAAAGTTGTTAACGctctaatttttttcttttaagccTATAACTTTAGTATGCTTGTTTTGAACAGCTGTTATCCCAGACTCGTCAACATTATAAATCCTGCTTGGATTAAATTTTATCTTTTCTAGTTCTGGTTCCAGAATATCATAAAATTTCTTAAGATTTTCTTTAGTAAATCCTTTGATTCTAGCACCAGATACACCTTGTGGCGTTCGAAAAGAAATACTCTTGTTACGCTTTAAAAAATTCCTTAGGGATATTTTTCTCTCTGTAGTAGCCTTCGAGTTAGAAAATGGATGTGGCAAATTGTTGGCCAAAGCCAACTGAAAGGCTAAACGGCGAATGTCTGTTGAGGTTAAACCATAAAACCTCCTTTCAAATTCTAAGCAGTATTCAACCAACCCTTTTTCTAATGCTTCGGGAAGAACTGGCTTACGACCAAGAGTTGATTTTTCGAGGTATTTCAGTAGTTTGGTACTTTTGGTACGTCGTATGCTTTTGCTGCTTTCAAATGTCCCATATCTTTATTAAGTAGGGCCGAAATTGCAGAGGACACATTTGCTTTATTTCATTGCTTTCTTTTTTTAGAAGACATTCTGTAACAAAAACGTTCTTCGGTATAGATACATAAAAAACGTACCTTCTATCAGATATCAAATATTGAGAATACTTACATGTCCAATATTAGGCACATTTCTAAATTACTGGTTAGAATTTTTACACGATAAGCAGACAAAGATTTCATGACTAAAACTACATAAATATGTCAACTATAGCATGCATTACACTAccgattaaaaacatttaaatttcttatctTATTTGAACTATTTTCAGCACTAAAACGAGGTGAACTCAAAAAATGTAGGGATGTGCGTTTCAATAAATTTGCAAGTATGCTAAGATGGTCGATCTTTAGATTCTACAGCGACTTCTACGTTAAGTTTTGAATCATAGTCTAGCCATCTGTGGATAGATGGCACCTATTATTCCAtttgtttttgaaataattaactaTCCAATATTAGGCACTATCCTAATAATAGGCGATTTTCCTCTAtggattttataatatatatatatatatatatatatatatatatatatatatatatatatatatatatatatatatatatatatatatatatatatatatattttatatgatttttttattttagatattttcatGGATGCCATGGTTTAAAGCGACTGTGCTAAACCCAGTTGAAAAAAATGGCTTTCTATTTAAAACTACAACAAATATCCTTGACGTCGATTGTCCAATCATGATTATGCACGCTCAAGACGACAACGTAATTCCCTACACTCTTGGGCAAAAGGTTAGTACAGTTTTATCCAAGATCTAAGAAAGCacttaacaaatttttacaatatAATAAGCTCTTTCATCACAGATGAAATTATTATTTCCATATTAGTACAAGACTTACTTCAAAGTCTTAATGAATACTGGAGGTGTACTTTCTATGCTGCTGACGGAATCTTTTGTCGAATGTTCAAAATGTTAACAATGAAGACACACTGTTAGTTTATTTTATGAGATGCCATCATTTAATGTTTAGTTTCGGCtaattttgtcattttttttttgtttaggtaTACAATGTTGCCCGTACGGAACGAAAAATTCCAGCTCAAGGAAACGTTACTTTCCACTTATTTGGAAGGTTAGGATATGGGCATGTTGGTATTACAAGCGATCCACATATACCAGAATATATTGAGTAAGTTCAttaatttagtttaaaataattttttatttgtcttcATAGGTGTGTTTATCGTGGGTTCCGTGGGTACCATGCACCCTCACGCCATTTAGAAGCGGGGCTGAAATGATATATTagtcttttaaaaatataaaaagtaattGATAAAAATACCGAAAACCTTACTTTCGCTGTTACGTTTGTAAACACAACACCAATCGCTCATGCATATGCAATTTCACACTAGTAATATAAATGTAGTCAACACcgtataataaaaattactattATTACGGTGCTTATAAGAGGGAAATTTGAATTGTTCAAATCCCCCCACGTTCAAAAGTACCCCCTCCCCCCCTATAGTTATATGAAGCCTTATGAAAGTATATTTAAAAATCGTAAAAACTTTCATATgggtatttatatatatatatatatatatatatatatatatatatatatatatatatatatatatatatatatatatataaatacgtcaaattatcgggtaaagtggtctgtaataaaaatctttcttttttcttaattactcaatatttcgccatttatttaacagcttcttcaggagtaaactaaaacaatttgaacattacaaaaaatggcgtacaaatacattttaaaacacttacagaatttaaaagatttcgcaaataaaaaatgacattgaagtatttgaaaaactgaatgtcaagattaaattgtcttaagcacgttcgttacagctatacgataaaaaattaaaattatttcaaatgtaaaaataaaaataacaataaaagaaaagtaagaagaataatatttctttgatgaattattaaggttagttgttattaagatgaatgttggctattttgaatatttataaattttgttcaatatgttacaatatatgttacttaactgtccagtgtccgttttataatttaaagtgtttttatttttgttaatgtaatacatctcaagaaataatctacttttgtagttatcagtctgtgccaaaatgtgagctttgttatagtctagcatatgaccagtgttttcatagtgctcaatcactgcgcaagtattttttctcaagcggcaatcacttttatgttgtgtgatgcgttgttttagccattgtgatgtttgaccaatatagctattttgacatcctaaacacggtatttcataaacgacattacttttatataaggttggtactgggtctttgatttttgaaaatagttgtttgctgttcatggtattatatttagctatactaatattaggaacatttttgaatatggatatgacagaatgagttagacttaataaagggaagttttttatatttgattgatttgttgttagaatcatggatgggaccgtcatagaaattagtgctgtaaatcagattttttaaaatttgtttaggatatccgttgttacgaaaaattttgtatattatgtccagatttttttgtaaaaagttttcatcaacaatggacattatcctgtttttcatacctagtacggtattatatttttgacgggtggtatggtttgaatagtaatttatatacctgcctgatgctgtcggcttttggtaccaatccaatgtcaaaatattgtcatttgttcttatgacttttgtgtttaaaaatggtatactaaaatctgtctcagtttcaattgtaaactgaagatgtttattaaatgaattaaaaatgtttagtgtggtattgatgtgataagatggaactgcacatatgatgtcatcgacatatttatatataaacggtaattcaaaaggtaattgtgtaatcacattatctaagagatgatcagtgACAATAGTTGCAAGAATtggactaatcggggaacccatcggtgttccaaaaatttgagaataaaatttaccattgaaactaaagtaagtgttgttaaaaatgaacctaagaatttgtaaaaaattgtcttttgataatgtcgtgtagtcttttataaggttccaatttgattctataatgtccgtgaccatatttagtggaatgtttgtaaatagcGACACCACatctaaagaaattaaaacataatcATTTGGTAACTGCATTCCCCTAACAGCATTGACAAAGGTGAATGTGtccttagaattataattattgtgataTTCAAAGGCATCAGTTAATGTATCAGCAAGGAATTTAGAAATGTTATAGGTAGTAGATTttacagaacttacaataggccTGAGAGGAATGTCAAATTTATGAATTTTAGGCAAACAATAAAGTTTAGGGAAACATGAGTCATAAATTATCAACTTTTTGCAACTTGTTCAGTAAGTTGATCTtggttttttaaggtttttattagGTCATTATAGTTTTTTTGTATCACTGACGTAGGAACTTTGTCCAAACCTTTATAAGTCGATTTGTCGTTTAACAACGTTAAGGTTTTGTCGATATACTCCTGTTTGTTCATAGCTACCGTACATCCACCTTTGTCAGATTGTAAAATGTATATGTCTGAATGTaactttaaatattgttttacatACTTAAACATTTTGTTCATTGTTGTTGGGGGTTTAGATTTTGAATTTTGTAAGTAATTAGTTACTACATTTGTTACTTGTGCCCTAAGAATatctttagattcaactgttaccTCATCGATGATATTTTCTACATCAGCTAAAAAAATATCTAACTTAAAATCTGGGGGTGTACACTCAACACTAAATTTTGGACCAAGAGAGAGAAAATCAGACACTTCTTTTGGAAAGTCAACGCTGAACAAGTTTTTGAACCATTTgtcattgtttaaaaataattggttggaaaataagttattagttagctgttcaaatttttttatgttattaagTTTCACTTtgttaaaaacatttgaaaagctcttttttaaccttagttaatattcaattaatatgtTAGTAGGAACAAATTGCTGCAACTCACACTTAATCTTATTAATATCATTCTTCGCATTTGAAACATTATTGCAAGTTATCCttatttctaaatttaatgtttttttatggatctcattaatgaatttatctactttaatatttaaaattttgtcatTACCTACGTATAATAAGCTGCGTAGATTACATGTACTGttcgaaataatcatttctaatatatatatatatatatatatatatatatatatatatatatatatatatatatatatatatatatatatatatatatatatatatatatataaatacccATATGAAAGTTTTTACGATTTTGAAATAATATACTTTCACAAGGCTTCAATCCCTATAACTGTATATATAACACCGCTTACgagaattaattaaaaattaaaataattaataatttaaaaatgttttattaaaaaaatatcatttgttcatcatatattgattttattttacaaagaaaaacatTAAATACAGTAGAATCTCCCTAATCCGGCACTGGAATAAACCGACACTTCCAATAATACGGCTCCTCTCTCGCCTCCCTAGCCAGCCTAGCCTTCTCACTCACAAATATTGTGTAAAACGCGTCCGTCGCGTCAGTCCAACTTGAAGTGCATGTGTGTACATATTTAGCTGCTGTTTTAAGTGAAAATATTGTAGTTAAAAATGTCAACTAAACGGAAACATACGACTTTATCTTTGAAAGATAAAATGGACATTTTAATGAAGTTAGATAGTGGAGAAAACATGAGCAAATTGGCAAAACAATATGGAATTGGGCGTGCTACTATACACGATCTTAAGAAAAAAAGAGAGAAGATAGTGGATCAACTGACGATGATGGAATCTGTACCAGGAAATCGTAAAACATTAAAAGTTGGTAAATGTCCAAAGATGGAAAACGCTCTCTACGTGTGGTTTATACAAGAACGTTCTAAACACATTCCTGTATCCGGGGAAATGCTGCAAGTAAAAGCAATCGAATTGTATAAAGAAATTACA includes these proteins:
- the LOC140449691 gene encoding lysophosphatidylserine lipase ABHD12-like isoform X2 translates to MDLVILLIGFIILLLIFLAIWVIFPLVFMNTISLQRFFIFFNFQDPKNPEFNNPQKYGMSGVVNFYITTKDLLDGSLVSIGAWLLLPEKQIQSTKIAAHDDKTATEIIRNTDYPIVIYLHGVGCNRIKPKETYEVLRKHFLLISLDHRGYGDSGPDIPPTELGIVGDSAQVFKWIRSLTDNDIYVWGHSLGTALSTHTVKRLKEESIVPSGLVLESPFTTMREEIPASQLGKIFSWMPWFKATVLNPVEKNGFLFKTTTNILDVDCPIMIMHAQDDNVIPYTLGQKVYNVARTERKIPAQGNVTFHLFGRLGYGHVGITSDPHIPEYIDEFIGYCKDQNKRRG